A window from Salvia miltiorrhiza cultivar Shanhuang (shh) chromosome 2, IMPLAD_Smil_shh, whole genome shotgun sequence encodes these proteins:
- the LOC131008916 gene encoding pentatricopeptide repeat-containing protein At4g14170, giving the protein MFQHAHFLRITSSTRIQIHLRRLSLLSTAAAPPPPHTPDILPLCAAAQSLPATQRVHALAVVHGLLPSSVSIAAALILSYATHGTHLSTLRSLFAHTLSFSSSPFLHNTLIRACTILSAPAVDLGFSIYNDLLTATPFTPDDYTFPFALKLCADSQHVSKGLEVHGRLIKAGLDGDVFVSNTLILFYGSYGDFRCADKVFDEMPVRDLISWNTVIRVCSDNNCFLKSVSLLRDMFLKSDFLPNVITIVSVLPACAVLENNRLVSLIHCYAIKASLVGETKVGNALVDAYGKCGDLQASESVFIQMDERNEVSWNSIIGGFSYSGFRREALDWSRAMIIEGVRLNTVTIATMLPLISELNLLEEGTQLHGFTMKTNMDSDVFVANALIDMYGKWRRMSEASDVFYTMDTRNIVSWNTMIGNLTQNGLASDAIELVREMQAHGEVPNAITLTNVLPACGRVGSLRHGRELHARCVRFGQVFELFVSNALTDMYAKCGRLDLAQAMFSSSPRDEVSYNILIAGYSQTSQSSRSISLFREMDMLGMDHDTVSYTGVLSACANMSALEEGRQIHALAIMKMFHEHLFVANSLVDLYTKCGRLDMALKVFDRIPVRDTASWNTVILGFGMLGEFDAAISLFEAMKEDGIRHDSVSYIAVLSACSHGGLVGKGKEIFNDMLARGVTPSEMHYSCMVDLLGRNGLMDEAVELVRSMPVEPGANTWGALLGASRIYGNVEVGCWAAERLLELQPDNPGYYVVLSNMHAEAGRWDEADRVRRVMSLRRVKKNPGCSWVESEDKVHSFVAGERFDPFCGVQGFA; this is encoded by the coding sequence ATGTTCCAGCATGCTCATTTTCTCCGTATAACTTCTTCCACCCGTATCCAAATCCACCTACgccgcctctctctcctctccaccgccgccgcgccTCCCCCTCCTCACACCCCCGACATCCTGCCCCTCTGCGCCGCCGCTCAATCTCTCCCCGCCACCCAGCGAGTCCACGCCCTCGCCGTCGTCCACGGCCTCCTCCCCTCCAGCGTCTCCATCGCCGCCGCCCTCATCCTCTCCTACGCCACCCACGGCACCCACCTCTCCACCCTTCGCTCCCTCTTCGCCCACACACTCTCCTTCTCCAGCTCCCCTTTCCTCCACAACACCCTCATCCGCGCCTGCACGATTCTCTCAGCCCCCGCCGTCGATTTAGGGTTCTCCATTTACAACGATTTATTGACGGCGACTCCTTTCACGCCCGATGATTACACCTTCCCCTTCGCGCTCAAGCTCTGCGCCGATTCCCAGCACGTGTCGAAAGGTCTGGAGGTGCACGGGAGGCTGATCAAGGCCGGACTCGATGGAGATGTGTTTGTGAGTAACACTCTGATTTTATTCTACGGTAGTTATGGTGATTTTCGGTGTGCCGATAAggtgtttgatgaaatgccTGTGAGAGATTTAATCTCGTGGAATACAGTTATTCGTGTTTGTTCGGATAATAACTGTTTTTTAAAATCCGTTAGTTTGTTAAGGGATATGTTTTTGAAGTCCGATTTCTTGCCTAATGTGATTACTATTGTGAGTGTTTTGCCGGCATGTGCTGTGTTGGAGAATAATAGGTTGGTTAGTTTGATCCATTGTTACGCGATTAAGGCGAGTTTGGTTGGTGAAACGAAGGTTGGTAACGCATTGGTTGATGCCTACGGTAAATGTGGGGATTTGCAAGCTTCTGAGAGTGTTTTTATTCAGATGGATGAGAGAAATGAGGTTTCTTGGAATTCGATTATTGGTGGTTTTTCGTATAGTGGTTTTCGTAGGGAGGCGTTGGATTGGTCTAGGGCGATGATTATTGAGGGTGTGAGATTGAATACTGTGACTATTGCTACCATGTTGCCATTGATATCCGAGCTTAATCTACTTGAAGAGGGCACACAGCTTCATGGATTCACTATGAAAACGAATATGGATTCCGATGTCTTCGTTGCCAATGCGTTGATTGACATGTATGGGAAATGGAGACGTATGAGTGAGGCTTCTGATGTGTTCTACACGATGGATACGAGGAACATAGTGTCGTGGAACACGATGATTGGAAACTTGACTCAAAACGGGCTTGCATCGGATGCTATAGAGCTAGTTAGAGAGATGCAAGCTCATGGTGAAGTTCCTAATGCTATAACTCTCACCAATGTGCTCCCTGCATGTGGCAGAGTGGGCTCTCTTCGTCATGGTAGAGAATTGCACGCTAGATGTGTCCGTTTCGGGCAAGTGTTTGAGCTGTTTGTTTCGAATGCTTTGACGGATATGTATGCCAAGTGTGGCCGTCTTGATCTTGCTCAGGCTATGTTCAGCTCATCACCCAGAGATGAGGTGTCATACAACATTCTCATTGCTGGCTATTCTCAGACGAGCCAGAGCTCGAGATCTATAAGTTTGTTTAGAGAAATGGATATGTTGGGGATGGATCACGACACTGTTTCCTACACCGGGGTTTTGTCTGCCTGCGCGAACATGTCAGCGTTGGAGGAAGGGAGGCAGATCCACGCGTTGGCGATCATGAAGATGTTCCACGAGCATCTCTTCGTTGCTAACTCGCTCGTGGACTTGTACACGAAGTGTGGGCGGCTTGACATGGCCTTGAAGGTTTTTGACCGGATACCGGTCAGAGATACTGCATCGTGGAATACCGTGATTTTAGGGTTCGGGATGCTCGGGGAGTTTGATGCTGCAATTTCACTCTTTGAAGCTATGAAGGAGGATGGGATTCGACATGACTCAGTCTCTTACATAGCAGTGCTGTCGGCCTGTAGTCATGGCGGCCTAGTCGGGAAGGGGAAGGAGATTTTCAATGATATGTTGGCTCGAGGTGTGACCCCCTCTGAGATGCATTACTCTTGCATGGTGGATCTTCTAGGGCGTAATGGCCTTATGGATGAGGCGGTGGAGCTCGTCAGGAGCATGCCGGTTGAGCCAGGGGCGAACACGTGGGGGGCGTTGCTCGGGGCTAGTCGGATTTATGGGAACGTGGAAGTGGGGTGCTGGGCCGCTGAGCGTCTTCTTGAGCTGCAGCCCGATAACCCCGGGTACTATGTGGTGCTGTCGAATATGCACGCGGAGGCAGGGAGGTGGGACGAGGCAGATAGGGTTAGGAGAGTGATGAGTTTGAGGAGAGTGAAGAAGAACCCTGGCTGCAGTTGGGTTGAGAGTGAAGACAAGGTTCACAGTTTTGTTGCTGGAGAAAGATTTGATCCATTTTGTGGAGTGCAAGGTTTTGCATAG